In the genome of Magnolia sinica isolate HGM2019 chromosome 2, MsV1, whole genome shotgun sequence, one region contains:
- the LOC131231332 gene encoding amino acid transporter AVT1I-like, translated as MEIQSSTRSPSTDHNDIRPNVTDHVEIKPNGLHFNEPPPIMESQRGTTFLRAVLNGINALSGIGIISIPYALSEGGWMSFILLILVATMCCYTAILLKRCMDVDPEIKTYPDIGERALGPKGKVAIAIFTNFELYFACAVFLILEGDNLAKLFPKVDFKIKGLKIGGSRGFVILSSLIIIPTTWLRSLSLLAYISTWGVLTTLIVVASVFWVGAFDGVGFHARGTLGNFRGFPTAMSLFIFSYSGHPVFPTMYTGMKDKKQFSKMVILCFFLCTIIYGTMGIIGYLMYGHAVESQITLNLPTEKISSKIATYTILITPFAKYALIMTPVAMAIENKLHISDNRTISIFVRTLLVISNVIVALTIPFFGYLMALIGSFVNSMVAMIFPCICYLKICKSYYMASRYRQLEVVIILGILVIGVLIATVGTYTALRQIIRHL; from the exons ATGGAAATCCAGTCATCCACCCGATCTCCTTCAACAGACCATAATGACATCAGACCAAATGTAACAGACCATGTTGAGATCAAACCAAATGGTTTACATTTTAACGAGCCACCTCCCATCATGGAGTCACAGCGAGGAACCACCTTCCTTAGGGCTGTGCTCAATGGCATCAATGCCTTATCAG GTATTGGAATAATATCAATTCCGTATGCACTATCAGAGGGAGGATGGATGAGTTTCATACTTCTCATACTAGTAGCAACGATGTGTTGTTATACAGCAATACTATTGAAAAGGTGCATGGATGTTGACCCAGAAATCAAAACTTACCCGGACATTGGTGAGCGTGCACTCGGTCCTAAGGGAAAAGTTGCAATAGCAATCTTCACGAATTTTGAATTGTATTTTGCGTGTGCTGTGTTCTTGATACTTGAAGGTGATAACTTAGCAAAGTTGTTTCCAAAGGTGGATTTCAAAATCAAGGGATTGAAAATTGGAGGGAGCAGAGGGTTTGTTATACTATCTTCCCTTATAATTATACCTACCACATGGTTAAGGAGCTTAAGCCTACTAGCTTACATCTCTACTTGGGGAGTATTGACTACTCTCATTGTTGTGGCTTCTGTTTTTTGGGTTGGTGCATTTGATGGTGTTGGATTTCATGCAAGAGGGACCTTAGGTAATTTCCGTGGATTTCCTACTGCTATGAGTTTATTCATCTTCAGTTACAGTGGCCATCCTGTTTTCCCCACCATGTACACTGGTATGAAAGACAAAAAACAATTCTCTAAA ATGGTTATCCTCTGCTTTTTTCTCTGTACCATCATTTACGGAACAATGGGGATTATAGGCTACCTAATGTATGGACATGCTGTGGAGTCTCAAATCACATTAAATCTCCCGACCGAAAAGATTAGCTCAAAGATTGCAACATACACCATATTGATCACCCCTTTTGCTAAATATGCTCTGATAATGACACCAGTGGCGATGGCCATTGAAAACAAGCTCCATATCAGCGACAACAGAACCATTAGCATCTTCGTAAGGACTTTATTGGTGATAAGCAATGTTATTGTGGCCTTGACAATTCCCTTCTTTGGATACCTTATGGCTCTTATTGGGTCATTTGTAAATAGCATGGTAGCGATGATATTTCCATGTATATGTTACCTTAAGATTTGCAAATCTTATTACATGGCTTCTCGGTATCGTCAACTTGAGGTTGTGATTATTCTGGGAATTTTAGTAATTGGGGTTTTAATTGCAACAGTAGGCACTTATACTGCTCTAAGGCAAATTATACGACATTTGTAA
- the LOC131237987 gene encoding amino acid transporter AVT1I-like: MEEEEGIIEESGSTFFRTLFNFTNATAGIGILSVPYALSQGGWLGFISLFVVATVCCYTGILLQRCTNGNAQIKSYSDVGERAFGHKGRIIASLFTYLELYLVAIEFLILEGDNLSEVLPKAGIEMLGWNIKGRKELIILAGIIVLPTMFLRKLSLLAYISAGGVLASIAVVVSVFCTGAESVGFHQKGRLFNFSGIPTAISIYAFCYGGHAVYPTIYASMRNKKRFNCILLLCFLLCTINYGIMAVTGYLMFGDDVKSQVTLNLRAKMVSSKIALYTTLINPFTKYALMVAPLAMAIEDMLQIKNRIISSLFIFSIRTLLVISTVVVALTVPFFGSLMAFIGSFLSSMVSMVLPCLYYLKISSSRGGKIELVLVWGILVMGVLIAITGTYSSVKQIVKHL, encoded by the exons GTATCGGTATATTATCAGTCCCTTACGCACTCTCACAGGGAGGGTGGTTAGGCTTCATCAGCTTATTCGTCGTAGCGACTGTTTGTTGCTACACTGGAATATTATTACAGAGATGCACCAATGGAAATGCGCAAATTAAAAGTTACTCGGACGTTGGGGAGCGTGCCTTTGGACACAAAGGAAGAATAATAGCTAGCCTTTTTACATATCTTGAGCTATATTTGGTGGCTATAGAATTTCTTATACTTGAAGGTGATAATCTAAGTGAAGTACTTCCCAAAGCAGGCATTGAAATGCTAGGCTGGAAtatcaaaggaagaaaagaactTATCATTCTTGCTGGCATTATAGTTTTGCCAACAATGTTTCTGAGGAAATTAAGTCTACTCGCATATATCTCTGCTGGTGGGGTTCTTGCTTCCATTGCAGTGGTTGTTTCAGTGTTCTGTACAGGTGCAGAAAGCGTTGGATTTCATCAGAAAGGAAGGCTCTTCAATTTTAGTGGAATTCCAACAGCAATCAGTATATATGCCTTCTGCTATGGCGGGCACGCGGTTTATCCAACAATCTATGCTTCGATGAGAAATAAAAAACGATTCAACTGT ATTTTGCTTTTGTGCTTTCTTCTTTGCACGATTAACTACGGAATAATGGCGGTAACGGGATATCTGATGTTTGGAGATGATGTAAAATCTCAAGTGACATTAAATCTCCGTGCCAAGATGGTTAGCTCAAAGATTGCCTTATACACCACTTTGATCAACCCCTTCACCAAATATGCCCTGATGGTTGCTCCGCTTGCAATGGCAATTGAAGATATGCTCCAGATAAAAAACAGAATCATCagctccctttttatcttttctaTAAGAACTCTTTTAGTTATTAGCACCGTTGTTGTAGCCTTAACAGTTCCATTTTTCGGGTCTCTTATGGCTTTTATAGGGTCATTTTTAAGTAGCATGGTTTCAATGGTGTTGCCATGCTTGTACTATCTAAAGATTTCATCCAGTCGTGGTGGTAAAATAGAGTTGGTTCTTGTTTGGGGGATTCTAGTAATGGGAGTCTTGATTGCAATCACAGGCACTTATTCTTCAGTGAAACAAATTGTAAAACATTTGTGA